The following proteins are co-located in the Deinococcus metallilatus genome:
- a CDS encoding CorA family divalent cation transporter — MQLGEEVVRGLCEQQLLWVDVPGHQAGELERVAALLGVDQQAVRQLADPAPHPQVESYGETFRVDVQAVREQNGRLRGDELNIVVGPNYLLTVHPENVGFVREFADQQRGNGKLGGLTSQTFLAALLNWHLNSYLHEVEALEGQLDPLDEEILQRPSDRAFLNELVRYRRRAGELRRLLTAHRDVYATLSRPDFKALADDESAKNFDALEDRFERAVASVEGAREVILGTFDLYMTSLGQRTNETMRVLTVVTVVMGLWALVSGLFGMNFDVPWSKTGWEGFITVVGLLLLLSALITWLVRRRSWL; from the coding sequence GTGCAGCTCGGCGAGGAGGTGGTGCGCGGGCTGTGCGAGCAGCAGCTCCTCTGGGTGGACGTGCCGGGCCACCAGGCGGGAGAACTGGAGCGCGTCGCCGCCCTCCTGGGCGTGGATCAGCAGGCCGTGCGGCAACTGGCGGACCCGGCCCCGCATCCCCAGGTGGAGAGCTACGGCGAAACCTTCCGGGTGGACGTGCAGGCGGTGCGTGAGCAGAACGGGCGGCTGAGGGGAGACGAGCTGAACATCGTGGTCGGCCCGAACTACCTGCTGACGGTCCACCCCGAGAACGTGGGCTTTGTCAGGGAATTTGCCGACCAGCAGCGGGGCAACGGCAAGCTCGGCGGCCTCACGTCGCAGACGTTTCTGGCGGCGCTGCTCAACTGGCACCTCAACAGCTACCTGCATGAGGTCGAAGCCCTGGAAGGCCAGCTCGATCCGCTGGACGAGGAGATTCTCCAGCGCCCCTCCGACCGGGCGTTCCTGAATGAGCTGGTGCGCTACCGCAGGCGGGCGGGCGAACTGCGGCGGCTGCTGACGGCCCACCGCGACGTGTACGCGACCCTGTCCCGCCCCGATTTCAAGGCGCTGGCAGACGACGAATCCGCCAAGAACTTCGATGCGCTGGAGGACCGCTTCGAGCGGGCGGTCGCCTCGGTCGAGGGAGCGCGGGAAGTGATCCTGGGGACGTTCGACCTGTATATGACCAGCCTGGGCCAGCGCACCAACGAAACCATGCGCGTCCTGACCGTCGTGACGGTGGTGATGGGCCTGTGGGCCCTCGTCTCGGGCCTCTTCGGGATGAATTTCGATGTGCCGTGGTCGAAGACCGGCTGGGAGGGGTTCATAACGGTCGTGGGGCTGCTGCTGCTGCTGTCCGCGCTGATCACCTGGTTGGTCCGTCGGCGGAGCTGGTTGTGA